From Micromonospora carbonacea:
CGGGGTCGCCGGCCGCCGTCACGGGAGGGGCGTCGTCGCCCGCCCGTGGCCGCCGGTCCGTTCTGGCCGTCGAGTGGTGTCCCCGGGGCGCCGCCGAGGAACCGGACGGCTGTGGCCGTCCGGCGAGCGGCACTCCGCCGGCGTGCGCTGACGCGACAGGCGTCGCCTCAGGCTCCCCTGGACGCCTTCGCGCTGCCCAGGGTCGGCCCCGGCGTGGCGTGGCGGCGACCGGCGTGAGTGGCTCCGCCGGCGCGTCGGACACGTGGACAGGCTCGTCCGCGTAGCCGACTGTGCCAGTCAGCCGCTCGTGCCGGGAGAGCCTGCCGTGGCGTCCGTAGACGGGGCGCGGGCCCCGCTTTCCGCTGCCCTGCGCGCAGGGGACGCAACGCCCCGAGGCCACCATGCGTTCCGTTTCGATATGCGCCATCTAACGATCTTCCCCCTGTTCCAATGGCGAGGGTGGTCGTCACTGGATGCGGAAACGCGGCTTCCCCGAAGAATGGCGTGTAATTGATTCTCCGCCCTTCGTTTATTGGCGCAGGTCTTTCTGTCTACGCTAGCAGAAGCGAACGCAGGCGCAAGTGCTGACAGGGCATCGCCCGGGCGCGCAAATTCGAAACGGGGCGCGGTCGAAACGTGCGCCACCAGGGCTTTCGCCCCGGGTCTTTTAATTAGCTGGCTAAATAACCGAGGCCGGCTTTTGGATCGTGCCAAGGCGGCCCATCGCCGCCGTGCCCTCGAGCGCGCGCAACCGCGGTACCACGTCGGTGGCGAACTGCGTGAGGAACCGCTCCTGGTCGTGTCCCGGGCCGTGGAAGACCAGGTGGTTCATGCCCGCGTCGAGATAGGGCCTGATCTGCGCCACGGCCTCGCGCGGGTCGGCGGTGACGATCCACCGTCCCGCGACCTGCTCGATCGGCAACTCGTCGGCGAGCCGCTCCAACTTGTCCGGCGAGGACACCGAGTGCTTGTGCTCCGCCGGCAGTGACAGCGGTGCCCAGAAGCGAGTGTTCTCCAGTGCGAGGTGGGGATCCCGGTCGTACGAGATCTTGATCTCGATCATCCGGTCGAGATCGGCCGCGTCCCGTCCCGCCGCTGTGGCGCCCTCGACGGCGGCGGGCAGGAGCTTGTCGACGTAAAGCTCCATCCCCTTGCCGGACGTGCAGATGAGGCCATCAGCGACGCGGCCGGCGTACCTGGCCACCAGGGGGCCGCCGGTAGCGACGTAGATCGGCACCGGCGCGGCGGGGCGATCGCAGATCCGCGCGCCGACCAGCGGGTAGTAACCGCCGTCGACGGTCACCTCGTCCTCGGTCCACAGCGCCCGCATCAGGCCGATGGCCTCGCGTAGCCGCGCGAACCGCTCCTTGAACTCCGGCCAGGCGCGACCGGAGACGGCGACCTCGTTCAACGCCTCGCCGGTGCCCACACCGAGCGCGACCCGGTTGTCGTGGAGCAGGGCGAGGGTGGCGAAGGTCTGCGCCACGACCGCCGGGTTGTACCGGAACGTCGGCACCATCACGCTCGTGCCGATCTGGATCCGCCGGGTGCGCTCCCCGACCGCCGCCATCCAGGCCAGTGCGGCCGGCGCGTGCCCACCGTGTCGCCGCCACGGCAGGAAGTGGTCGGAAACCCACACGCTGTCGAACCCGAGTTCCTCGGCGCGCACCGCGTGCTCGACGAGCGGTCGTGGGCCGAACTGCTCGGCCGAGGCCTTGTAGCCAATTCTCACGGTGGAGATCTCCTTTTCGAGCAATCCCATGTGCCCATCGGGGCGAGCTTCGCCGACGTCAGGAGGTGGGCGCCTCGTTGCCCCGGGGTTGACGTGCGGCAGGCGGACCCGCCGTGTTCCTCACCGGAGTTCCTCGATAACCCTGGCGAAGTCGTCCATGTCCGGTTCCAGGGCGGTCAGGTAGGTGACACCGAGCGTCTCCCGCGTGTGCCGCAACTGCTCCGCGATCTGTTTCGGGGTGCCGACGAGCATGCCCGGGATCTCGAGCAGTTGGTCGACGCTCAGCCCGGCCCGCTCCTCCCACTCCGCGACGGCGGCGCGCCGGTCGTTGGTGATGCGGACCATCTGGAGCGGGAAGTTGAACTCGACCTCCTGGGCCCGTTCGCCGAGCAGGTTCCGCGCGTAGGAGACGCGCTCGGCCACCCGTTCGGCGGTCGCGAGCGGAGCCATCTGGCCGTCCTCGGCCGGCTTCTCGACCCCGCTGAAAGTGATGATGTCGGCGTGCCTTGCCGCGAGGCGCAGCATGCGGTCGCCGCGCCCGGCGAGCAGCAACGGCACCTGCTTCTGTGCCGGCCGGGGCTGGTGCTCCGGGTCGTTGAGGCGCGTACGGAGCTCGGTGACCGTCCGTTCCAGGTGGTCGATGCGCTTTCCCGGCGAGCCGAAGGGCAGGCCCGCGTCGTCGAACTCGGCCTTGACGTAGCCCGCGCCGAGCCCGAGCTCGAGGCGTCCGCCGGTGAGCTGGTCGGTGCCCGCGACGTCCCGAGCGAGCAGGGCTGGGTTGTAGAAGCTGGTGTTGATCACGAGTGTGCCGAGCCTCAGGCGCTCGGTCGCCTCGGCGGCGAGCACCAGCGCGGGAAACGGCGCAGGCATTCCGAGATGGTCGGGAACAACGATTACGTCGAACCCGATACGCTCGGCCTTTCGGCACTTAGCGATCCATTCAGCGCGGGCGGCGGGCGCCATCATGTTCACGGCGAACCGAAAAGGGCGGGGTGTGGTCACATTCACGTTCGTGAGCGTATACAGCGTGCGCGGGGTCGTCAACGAGTTGGTCGCGTCGGGTTGATAGCGACTCGGAACAAGTCCGTATTGGAATTGCCTCGGCCATACGTGGTTGCCTTCTTCTCCGCTGCTGTCGTACGGTACATTGCGTTCCCCGCATTATGTGAACGGCCGCGTCCACTAATTGACCGTTGGGGGGTGCCGGTTTACCGATTGTTTCTGGTGCGGGAGCGTGCGTGTGTGCGGGCGGTGACCTCGCGCCGCTCCTGTGGGCGCTGAGCAGGAAGCTCGTGACGTACACCCGGCGGTGCCACGGGGTTACCATCAGCCTGTGTACGCCGGTGAAGACGTCTTCCTCTCACGGATCGCGCTGGTGTCGCGTCGGTTGAAGAGCGAGGCGCAGCGTCGCCTCGCCCAGCACGGCGTGCACTCCGGCCAGCAGTTCGTGCTCGGCCGCCTCTGGGAACGCGACGGCCTGACCCCGGGCGAGATCGCGACGGCGATCAACGTCGAGGCGCCGACGGTCACCCGTGCCATCCAGCGGATGGTGGCTTCCGGCCTGCTGCGCGTCGCGGGCGACCAGCGCGACGGCAGGCGAGTCCGGGTGTGGCTGACCCCCAGGGGTGACCAGCTGCGCAACGTGGTGCCGGCGATCACCAGGGGCCTGGAGGAGGACGCGCTCGCGCTCCTGTCCGAGCAGGAGCGAAAGACCCTCGACAGCCTGCTCGAACGCATCGGCAAGGCATTGGACTACGGCGACAACGGCGAGAACCTGCCGGACGACGAACCGGACTGACCTCGAGACGACCTCGGGCGGGCCGGTGGGAGACCGGCCCGAGCGAATGAGGTTGACCGAGTGACGACGGACATGGTGACCGAGTTTGACCTGCTGCCCTTCCTGCGCGCGCACGAGTGCTTCCGGCGCGACTTCGCCAGGCTGCGCGATCTGCTCAGCTCGGGGGAGGAGATCGACGAGGCGCGGCAGCGTGCCCTCGTCGAGCACTGGCGCGGTCTCGCCGCCGTGTTGCAGCACCACCACGAGAACGAGGACCGGGCCATCTTTCCGAGGGTGGCGGCGGTGTTCCCGTCGGCCGACGCGTCCCTGCGACAGATGGAGGCCGAGCACACCCGGCTCGACGTGTTGCTCACCCGGGCAGCGGACGTCCTGACGCGGGTGCGTGGCCCCGAGGACCGTCGGGCGGCCGCCGGGTTCGCCAACGAGTTGGACGAGGTCGTCGGCACCCACCTCGACGTCGAGGAGCGGGAGGTCGTACCGCTGCTTCCCGGTTGCTACACGCGCGACGAGTGGGCGGACATGGAGCGGCGGACCACTCGGGAGCTGGAGGAGGCCGGCCTGTTCCCCTTCCTGCTGCCGTGGATCGCCGAAGGCATGGACCCGGCTCTGGTGGAGCTAGCCCTGAACGGCTTCGGCGAAGGGGCGCGAGCCGCCTACCACGGCGCATGGCTCGCCGAGTACGAGCGACGTCGCGCCGTGCTGTGGGCGGCCCCGGTGGGGGAGGCGAGGTGACGGAGCCGCCTCTGGCGCTGGTCACCGGCGCGACGGCAGGCATCGGGCACGCGGCGGTTCGGATACTGGCGGAGGCGGGCTGGGGCGTGCTGGTCCACGGGCGCACCGGGCACGCCGCGGCGCTTGCGTGCCGGCGGATCGAGGCCGACGTGCCCGGCGCGCGGCTGTGGCCCGTGCACGCCGACCTCGCGAGTCTGACGGAGGTCCGGGCGCTCGCCACGCGCGTCGCCGCGACGCACCCGCCGCTGCGGGCGCTGATCAACAACGCCGGGCTGTTTCCCCCCAACCGGCTGGCGC
This genomic window contains:
- a CDS encoding hemerythrin domain-containing protein — its product is MTTDMVTEFDLLPFLRAHECFRRDFARLRDLLSSGEEIDEARQRALVEHWRGLAAVLQHHHENEDRAIFPRVAAVFPSADASLRQMEAEHTRLDVLLTRAADVLTRVRGPEDRRAAAGFANELDEVVGTHLDVEEREVVPLLPGCYTRDEWADMERRTTRELEEAGLFPFLLPWIAEGMDPALVELALNGFGEGARAAYHGAWLAEYERRRAVLWAAPVGEAR
- a CDS encoding MarR family winged helix-turn-helix transcriptional regulator; this encodes MYAGEDVFLSRIALVSRRLKSEAQRRLAQHGVHSGQQFVLGRLWERDGLTPGEIATAINVEAPTVTRAIQRMVASGLLRVAGDQRDGRRVRVWLTPRGDQLRNVVPAITRGLEEDALALLSEQERKTLDSLLERIGKALDYGDNGENLPDDEPD
- the fgd gene encoding glucose-6-phosphate dehydrogenase (coenzyme-F420), which produces MLEKEISTVRIGYKASAEQFGPRPLVEHAVRAEELGFDSVWVSDHFLPWRRHGGHAPAALAWMAAVGERTRRIQIGTSVMVPTFRYNPAVVAQTFATLALLHDNRVALGVGTGEALNEVAVSGRAWPEFKERFARLREAIGLMRALWTEDEVTVDGGYYPLVGARICDRPAAPVPIYVATGGPLVARYAGRVADGLICTSGKGMELYVDKLLPAAVEGATAAGRDAADLDRMIEIKISYDRDPHLALENTRFWAPLSLPAEHKHSVSSPDKLERLADELPIEQVAGRWIVTADPREAVAQIRPYLDAGMNHLVFHGPGHDQERFLTQFATDVVPRLRALEGTAAMGRLGTIQKPASVI
- a CDS encoding LLM class F420-dependent oxidoreductase; protein product: MNVTTPRPFRFAVNMMAPAARAEWIAKCRKAERIGFDVIVVPDHLGMPAPFPALVLAAEATERLRLGTLVINTSFYNPALLARDVAGTDQLTGGRLELGLGAGYVKAEFDDAGLPFGSPGKRIDHLERTVTELRTRLNDPEHQPRPAQKQVPLLLAGRGDRMLRLAARHADIITFSGVEKPAEDGQMAPLATAERVAERVSYARNLLGERAQEVEFNFPLQMVRITNDRRAAVAEWEERAGLSVDQLLEIPGMLVGTPKQIAEQLRHTRETLGVTYLTALEPDMDDFARVIEELR